GTGCATATTTAAAGAACGCATAGAATTACTCGGCCGATGATTGGGAAGAGGGTTTACACGCAGGCTCGCCTGCTACGTAGTTTTCACTGACGTCAACCAGTGCGCCAAACTGAGTGAGGGCGTTAGAGCCGATCAGTAAAGGAAACTTGAAGGCACTACGGTCAGTGAGATTGACTTCAATGGTGTGACGTTGGTTGCCCAAACATACCGGTAAATGCACGACCGGGCGGCGGGTATAGGTTTCCTCATCACCTTCTTCATCGTAATCATCCGAGCGACGTTTAATTTTACTGGTGCGCACTAATGGCAATTCTATTTTATTGTCGTGAGCTTCATCGATCGCAAGGTAAAATTCTACCCACGATTCGCCATCACGTTTAAATCGACGAATATCGCGGGCGCTTAAGGAGGCCGTTTGTGCTCCAGTATCGAGCTTAGCTTCCACCTTTAAATCAATAGCGCTAATACTTACTTTTTCATATAAACCATAAATGGTTTTGGTGTTTAGTTTCGTTTTAGGCGCTTGTTCCATAGGAGTACTTTCGGCCTGTGCCATGAAGGGCAGGCAAGCCAAACCAAGTAAAAGTATACGAGAGTATTTATTCATAACATCAATCTTGACTATAAAACCAAACAGCATGCAATAGGGGGTAAGTACATTTTTTTGCTAAAGCGTTCATCTTTTTTTGGAAATCTCGTCATTCTACTGCGCACCACATAAAATAACCATGTGCAGACTAGGGGGAGTGTTGATTATTTTTAAGCAGCATCAGTAGTTACTGCATACGCTGATAGAAACTGCCTAATACTGACACCATTAATAGCAATACCGCTAAGGCGATAAATGCAGCCGTTAGGCTGCTAAGCTGGGCTACTCCGCCAAGTAATGCAGGACCTGCTAGTACTCCGGCATAACCAATAGTAGTGGCTGCCGCTACGGCTAAATGGGTTGGCATGAGCTGTTGTTGGCTGAGTGAAGAAATCAACACGGGTGAGATATTGGCGCAGCCAAGTCCACAGATACCATAGCCTATCAGAGCAAGAGTCCAGTGTGGCGCGAGGATACTGAGGCCAATTCCTAAGGCAGCGATTAGGCCACCAAGTACCACGGTTTTTACTACGCCAAAATAGGCAACAATCTGACTGCCCACAAAGCGTCCTAGCATCACCATCAAAGAAAAACTGGCATACCCAAGGCCTGCTTGGCTGCTTAGCATCTCTTTTTGTTTGATTAAAAACAGTGCGCTCCAGTCCAGTACCGCGCCCTCTGCCAAATAAACGATAAAGCACATGCCGCCAATCAGCGCGACTAAAGAGGTTGGTTTCATAAAAGAGCTGCCACTGGCTTTGG
The sequence above is a segment of the Thiopseudomonas alkaliphila genome. Coding sequences within it:
- a CDS encoding MFS transporter, encoding MPNSSSATAITSRNVQASRLGFFIAGFGLALWAPLVPYVRARIPMSDGVFGLMLLCIGIGSLLFMPMTALFSSRVGIRGCIIGSTLILLIALFLMNYTHSLYWLGLALFLFGGSLGLLDVVLNIQGLVVEQGLKRSILPNLHGIFSLGTISGALLLTLCLVAGLAIEYSLLLMMAVLLIAVTLGYPGFLSDKTKASGSSFMKPTSLVALIGGMCFIVYLAEGAVLDWSALFLIKQKEMLSSQAGLGYASFSLMVMLGRFVGSQIVAYFGVVKTVVLGGLIAALGIGLSILAPHWTLALIGYGICGLGCANISPVLISSLSQQQLMPTHLAVAAATTIGYAGVLAGPALLGGVAQLSSLTAAFIALAVLLLMVSVLGSFYQRMQ
- a CDS encoding ATP-dependent zinc protease family protein, producing the protein MAQAESTPMEQAPKTKLNTKTIYGLYEKVSISAIDLKVEAKLDTGAQTASLSARDIRRFKRDGESWVEFYLAIDEAHDNKIELPLVRTSKIKRRSDDYDEEGDEETYTRRPVVHLPVCLGNQRHTIEVNLTDRSAFKFPLLIGSNALTQFGALVDVSENYVAGEPACKPSSQSSAE